The Mesorhizobium koreense genome includes a window with the following:
- the serB gene encoding phosphoserine phosphatase SerB has protein sequence MSLIATLISSPGRLTPAIGTMAMEAVSASAIGWLAERTACEFALPEGADAETAELRLREALAAEPVDIVVQPAGGRRKRILIADMDSTMIDQECIDELADEIGMKDHIAAITRRAMNGEIAFEPALRERVLLLKGLPVAVIAQVLERRITLAAGGRELIATMKTNGTHTALVSGGFTAFTGPVAARLGFDENIANRLLEESGKLAGKVAEPILGRQAKADALVKIAARLKLTPADAMAVGDGANDLDMIRLAGSGVALHAKPSVAAEARIRIDHGDLTALLYVQGYRQSEFVR, from the coding sequence ATGTCCCTCATCGCGACGCTCATCTCCAGCCCGGGCCGGCTGACGCCCGCGATCGGCACTATGGCGATGGAGGCTGTCAGTGCAAGTGCGATCGGCTGGCTGGCGGAGAGAACGGCCTGTGAGTTTGCCCTGCCCGAGGGTGCCGATGCCGAGACGGCCGAGCTTCGGCTGCGCGAGGCGCTTGCCGCGGAGCCTGTCGATATCGTCGTGCAACCCGCCGGCGGGAGGCGCAAGAGGATTCTGATCGCCGACATGGACTCCACCATGATCGACCAGGAATGCATCGACGAACTGGCCGACGAGATCGGCATGAAGGACCACATCGCCGCCATCACCCGGCGTGCCATGAACGGAGAGATAGCCTTCGAGCCGGCACTGCGGGAGCGCGTGCTCCTCCTCAAAGGCCTGCCCGTCGCAGTCATCGCGCAAGTGCTCGAAAGACGCATAACGCTTGCCGCCGGTGGCCGCGAGCTGATTGCGACAATGAAGACCAATGGCACCCATACCGCGCTCGTCTCCGGCGGCTTCACCGCCTTCACCGGCCCCGTCGCCGCCAGGCTCGGCTTTGACGAGAACATCGCCAACCGTCTTCTTGAGGAGAGCGGAAAACTGGCCGGCAAGGTCGCCGAGCCGATCCTGGGTCGGCAGGCGAAGGCGGATGCACTCGTGAAGATCGCCGCGCGGCTCAAGCTGACGCCAGCCGATGCGATGGCGGTCGGCGACGGCGCCAACGACCTCGACATGATCCGGTTGGCGGGATCGGGCGTTGCGCTGCACGCCAAGCCTTCGGTGGCGGCCGAAGCTCGCATCCGCATCGACCATGGCGACCTCACCGCCCTCCTCTACGTCCAGGGCTACAGGCAATCGGAATTCGTCCGATGA
- a CDS encoding GNAT family N-acetyltransferase, whose translation MKPIRTPRLLLRSWEERDRDLFHRINSDPVVMEFFPFRRDRAQADAKMDELQAAIERDGFGFAAMEVIQTGGCAGFAGLSRPHDLPMFPKGTIEIGWRLAPEYWGKGYATEAAEAWLAFGFETLGLDEIVSFAVAANRRSTAVMERIGMKADPASDFDHPAIGEDYAHLRRHAVYRLSRADWKARQRKP comes from the coding sequence ATGAAGCCGATACGGACCCCGCGTCTCCTGCTGCGTAGCTGGGAAGAACGCGACCGTGATCTCTTCCACCGCATCAATTCCGATCCTGTCGTCATGGAATTCTTCCCGTTCCGCCGCGACCGGGCGCAGGCGGATGCGAAAATGGACGAATTGCAGGCAGCCATCGAGCGTGACGGCTTCGGCTTCGCTGCCATGGAAGTAATTCAAACCGGCGGATGCGCCGGCTTTGCAGGACTAAGCCGGCCGCACGACCTGCCGATGTTTCCCAAGGGGACGATCGAGATCGGTTGGCGGCTGGCACCGGAATATTGGGGCAAGGGCTATGCGACGGAGGCGGCCGAGGCCTGGCTTGCCTTCGGGTTCGAAACGCTCGGCCTGGACGAAATCGTCTCCTTCGCAGTCGCCGCCAACCGGCGCTCGACCGCCGTCATGGAGCGTATCGGCATGAAGGCCGATCCGGCTTCGGATTTCGATCATCCGGCGATCGGCGAAGACTATGCACATCTCCGCCGCCATGCCGTCTACCGCCTGTCCCGCGCAGATTGGAAGGCACGGCAAAGGAAGCCGTAG
- a CDS encoding DegQ family serine endoprotease: MAWIDFTRASRMTAVAAAAVLTFGMSGAPAQVQPSKLPGGGPTSVADLAAGLLDAVVNISTSQTVSGGESPDSVPMPKLPEGSPFEDFFNDFFKNRDGDNDNNPRKVQSLGSGFVFDAAKGLVVTNNHVIADADDIEVNFSDGTKLKATLVGTDSKTDIAVLKVDPAKHKLKAVKFGDSEKMRIGDWVMAIGNPFGLGGTVTLGIISARNRDINSGPYDDYIQTDAAINRGNSGGPLFNMNGEVIGINTAIISPSGGSIGIGFSIPSQLAAAVVQQLAEYGETRRGWLGVRIQPVTDEVAESLDLPSARGALVSGVIKGGPVDHGEILPGDVIVKFDGHDIKAMHELPRVVAESPVGKDVQIVVIRKGKEQAVLVKLGRLEDGDKLASAEESHSDSAAPDQTDKQAPSNTVLGMSLGELDDATRGKFKIAADVAGVVVTDVESDSVAAEKGIAAGDVITEITQQTVSKPKDVSERIAALKSQGRKAALLMLASKSGELRFVTVRIDG, encoded by the coding sequence ATGGCATGGATCGATTTCACGCGCGCCTCGCGCATGACGGCGGTTGCCGCGGCCGCCGTGCTCACGTTCGGCATGTCCGGTGCGCCGGCCCAGGTTCAGCCGTCGAAACTTCCCGGCGGAGGGCCGACTTCGGTCGCCGACCTTGCTGCCGGCTTGCTCGACGCCGTGGTTAATATCTCGACCTCGCAAACCGTCAGCGGCGGCGAATCGCCCGACAGCGTTCCCATGCCGAAGCTGCCGGAAGGCTCGCCATTCGAGGATTTCTTCAACGACTTCTTCAAGAACCGCGACGGCGATAACGACAACAATCCCCGCAAGGTGCAGTCGCTCGGATCGGGTTTCGTCTTCGACGCCGCCAAGGGGCTGGTCGTCACGAACAACCATGTGATCGCAGATGCCGACGATATCGAGGTGAACTTTTCCGACGGCACCAAGCTGAAGGCGACGCTGGTCGGCACCGACAGCAAGACCGACATCGCGGTCCTCAAGGTCGATCCTGCCAAGCACAAGCTCAAGGCCGTCAAGTTCGGCGATTCGGAGAAGATGCGCATCGGCGACTGGGTGATGGCGATCGGCAACCCGTTCGGGCTCGGCGGCACGGTGACGCTCGGCATCATCTCCGCGCGCAATCGCGACATCAATTCCGGCCCCTATGACGATTACATCCAGACCGACGCGGCCATCAACCGCGGCAATTCCGGCGGACCGCTGTTCAACATGAACGGTGAAGTGATCGGCATCAACACGGCCATCATCTCACCGTCCGGCGGCTCGATCGGCATCGGCTTCTCCATCCCCTCCCAACTCGCCGCGGCAGTGGTGCAGCAGCTTGCCGAATATGGTGAAACGCGGCGCGGCTGGCTTGGCGTCCGCATCCAGCCGGTGACCGACGAGGTCGCCGAAAGTCTCGACCTGCCATCCGCCAGGGGAGCTTTGGTCTCGGGCGTCATCAAGGGCGGGCCCGTCGACCACGGCGAGATCCTGCCGGGCGACGTGATCGTCAAATTCGACGGACACGACATCAAGGCGATGCATGAATTGCCGCGCGTCGTGGCCGAGAGCCCCGTCGGCAAGGATGTCCAGATCGTCGTCATCCGCAAGGGCAAGGAGCAGGCGGTTCTGGTCAAGCTCGGGCGGCTGGAGGACGGCGACAAACTCGCCAGCGCGGAGGAAAGCCATTCCGACAGCGCCGCTCCCGACCAGACAGACAAGCAGGCGCCCTCCAATACGGTGCTCGGCATGTCGCTGGGCGAGCTTGACGACGCCACGCGCGGGAAGTTCAAGATCGCCGCCGATGTTGCCGGCGTGGTCGTCACGGATGTCGAGTCCGATTCGGTGGCTGCCGAGAAGGGTATCGCGGCCGGCGATGTGATCACCGAAATCACGCAGCAGACGGTTTCGAAGCCGAAGGACGTGTCCGAGCGGATCGCGGCGCTGAAGAGCCAGGGACGGAAGGCCGCGCTCCTGATGCTGGCTTCGAAGAGCGGCGAACTGCGCTTCGTGACGGTGCGGATCGACGGGTAG
- a CDS encoding DUF2065 domain-containing protein, whose protein sequence is MHDFLDAIGLVLVLEGVFYGLLPNFAKKLAEQVKSVPEPTLRIAGLVSVAAGVGIVWLVRR, encoded by the coding sequence GTGCATGATTTCCTCGACGCGATCGGGCTTGTGCTCGTGCTCGAAGGGGTTTTCTATGGGCTGTTGCCTAATTTCGCCAAAAAACTCGCCGAGCAGGTGAAGAGCGTGCCGGAACCGACGCTGCGCATCGCCGGCTTGGTTTCGGTGGCGGCCGGCGTCGGCATCGTCTGGCTCGTGCGCCGGTAA
- the hflC gene encoding protease modulator HflC, which yields MSRLPFIVGALVVILFLVYSSIFIVTPTQQAIVLRFGEITRVEAKPGIYFKVPTRFIDTVQFVDSRILRLDIDNLRVQVNDGRRYVVDAFVAFRITDPFKFRKTVSGNLDLLEANLRTRLDAALRSVYGQRSFEDALSEERLQMMLEVRDQLRPQADVLGVEIVDVRILRTDLLAEVSTQTFERMKAERLAEAAQIRARGTQASIRIKAEADREATVTVAEAQRDADILRGEGDAERNKVFADAYQRDPDFFQFYRSMKAYETGLGGNGTTMVLSPDSEFFKYFNDASGLLAASNAARNSAGASGTAGSSEKSGQTRSPASNQ from the coding sequence ATGAGCCGACTTCCGTTTATCGTCGGCGCTCTCGTCGTCATCCTCTTCCTCGTCTATTCCTCCATCTTCATCGTCACGCCGACGCAGCAGGCGATCGTGCTGAGATTCGGCGAGATTACCCGCGTCGAGGCGAAGCCCGGCATCTACTTCAAGGTGCCGACCCGCTTCATCGACACCGTGCAGTTCGTCGACAGCCGCATCCTCAGGCTCGACATCGACAATCTCCGCGTGCAGGTGAATGACGGTCGGCGCTATGTCGTCGATGCGTTCGTCGCCTTCCGGATCACCGACCCGTTCAAATTCCGCAAGACCGTCTCGGGCAATCTCGACCTGCTGGAGGCCAACCTGCGCACGCGGCTCGATGCGGCGCTCCGCAGCGTCTACGGCCAGCGCTCCTTCGAGGATGCGCTGTCGGAGGAACGCCTGCAGATGATGCTCGAAGTGCGCGACCAGTTGCGCCCGCAGGCCGACGTGCTCGGGGTGGAAATCGTGGACGTGCGCATATTGCGGACCGATCTGTTGGCCGAAGTCTCCACGCAGACCTTCGAGCGCATGAAGGCCGAGCGTCTCGCCGAGGCCGCGCAGATACGAGCCCGCGGCACGCAGGCTTCGATCCGTATCAAGGCCGAGGCGGACCGCGAAGCGACGGTGACGGTCGCCGAGGCGCAGCGCGACGCCGACATCCTGCGCGGCGAGGGCGATGCCGAACGCAACAAGGTATTCGCCGACGCCTATCAGCGGGATCCGGATTTCTTCCAGTTCTACCGTTCCATGAAGGCCTATGAGACCGGGCTGGGCGGAAATGGGACGACGATGGTCCTGTCGCCGGATTCGGAGTTCTTCAAATATTTCAACGACGCTTCCGGGCTGCTTGCCGCCTCCAACGCTGCAAGGAATAGTGCCGGGGCGTCGGGGACCGCCGGTTCATCGGAAAAATCGGGCCAGACGCGTAGCCCGGCGTCCAACCAGTAG
- the hflK gene encoding FtsH protease activity modulator HflK — protein MPWSNQSGGGGPWGGGGNGGGPWGQGPRGTGGGGPQGTPPDLEAILRRGQDRLKSAFPGGGGGFAIGVLIVAVLVVFWAFKSVYTVQPDELGQELFLGQPKEAVEEPGLHFMWWPLEQVQIVQTQQIREAIGSFSNNSSDESQMLSGDQNIIDVDFTVIWRVNDPKKFLFNIDDPEQMVRSVAESAMREFVGRTPDDEVRTGGRQKLEESVQKVTQTTLDAYNAGISIVGIQLEKADPPPEVADAFEEVQRAQQDQDRFQREADAYSNKKLGDARGEASRLREEAQGYKQSVIAEAQGEAARFVSVYNEYKKAEDVTRKRLYLETMEKVLGHTNKIIIDEKNGQGVVPYLPLDQLMKQALPKLPSQSLTNGQGVSK, from the coding sequence ATGCCCTGGAGCAATCAGAGTGGCGGCGGCGGGCCATGGGGAGGCGGCGGCAATGGTGGCGGTCCGTGGGGCCAGGGGCCGCGTGGAACCGGCGGCGGCGGTCCGCAAGGCACCCCGCCCGACCTCGAGGCCATCCTGCGTCGTGGCCAGGACCGGCTGAAGAGCGCTTTTCCCGGCGGTGGCGGCGGCTTCGCCATCGGGGTCCTGATCGTTGCCGTTCTGGTCGTCTTCTGGGCCTTCAAGTCGGTCTACACCGTCCAGCCCGACGAACTCGGACAGGAACTCTTCCTCGGTCAGCCGAAGGAGGCGGTCGAGGAACCCGGCCTGCATTTCATGTGGTGGCCGCTGGAGCAGGTCCAGATCGTCCAGACACAGCAGATTCGGGAGGCGATCGGCAGCTTCTCCAACAATTCCAGCGACGAGAGCCAGATGCTTTCGGGCGACCAGAATATCATCGACGTCGATTTCACCGTCATCTGGCGCGTGAACGATCCAAAGAAGTTTCTCTTCAATATCGACGACCCGGAGCAGATGGTGCGCAGCGTCGCGGAAAGCGCGATGCGTGAATTCGTCGGCCGGACACCCGACGATGAGGTGCGCACCGGCGGCCGGCAGAAGCTGGAAGAATCGGTCCAGAAGGTCACCCAGACCACGCTTGACGCCTACAACGCCGGCATCTCCATCGTCGGCATCCAGCTCGAAAAGGCCGACCCGCCACCCGAGGTCGCCGACGCGTTCGAGGAAGTTCAGCGCGCCCAGCAGGATCAGGACCGTTTCCAGCGCGAGGCCGACGCATATTCGAACAAGAAGCTCGGTGATGCCCGCGGCGAAGCCTCGCGTCTCCGCGAGGAAGCGCAGGGCTACAAGCAGAGCGTGATCGCCGAGGCGCAGGGCGAGGCCGCACGGTTCGTCTCCGTCTACAATGAATACAAGAAGGCCGAGGACGTGACGCGTAAGCGGCTTTACCTCGAGACCATGGAAAAGGTTCTTGGCCACACCAACAAGATCATCATCGATGAGAAGAACGGGCAGGGGGTCGTGCCTTATCTGCCGCTTGACCAGTTGATGAAGCAGGCCTTGCCCAAGCTTCCGTCCCAAAGCCTGACGAACGGCCAGGGGGTGTCGAAATGA
- a CDS encoding dihydrofolate reductase, with the protein MADTPLKVGIHVAIAENGVIGRAGGLPWRLSTDLKRFKADTMGSPIIMGRKTFESVGRPLPGRLNIVVTRHKDWHAEGVETAPSLEEAMRLARKRAAGMPEVREICVIGGGEIFGDALPLADTLHVTHVLAAIDGDTFFPAIDPATWTEISSVDVPSGERDNYPTRHAVYERRSAA; encoded by the coding sequence ATGGCAGACACGCCGCTCAAGGTCGGCATTCATGTGGCGATCGCGGAGAACGGCGTGATCGGGCGCGCCGGCGGGCTGCCGTGGCGGCTTTCGACCGATCTCAAGCGTTTCAAGGCCGACACGATGGGCAGCCCGATCATTATGGGCCGCAAGACGTTCGAGAGCGTCGGCAGGCCGCTGCCGGGCCGGCTGAACATCGTCGTCACGCGGCATAAGGATTGGCATGCGGAGGGTGTGGAGACCGCTCCTTCGCTGGAGGAAGCGATGCGCCTTGCGCGGAAGCGCGCGGCAGGGATGCCTGAGGTACGCGAGATCTGCGTCATCGGCGGTGGAGAAATTTTCGGCGATGCCTTGCCGCTGGCGGATACGCTGCACGTGACGCATGTCCTTGCGGCTATTGACGGCGACACTTTCTTCCCGGCCATAGACCCGGCGACTTGGACCGAAATCTCCTCGGTGGATGTTCCCTCCGGTGAGCGCGACAACTATCCGACGCGCCATGCGGTCTATGAGCGTCGAAGCGCCGCATGA
- a CDS encoding thymidylate synthase, with product MRQYLDLLAHVLEHGADRPDRTGTGTRSIFGHQMRFDLAKGFPLLTTKKLHVKSIVHELLWFLAGDTNIRYLKENGVSIWDEWADEKGDLGPVYGYQWRSWPAPDGRHIDQIANLLNDLHRNPHSRRLIVSAWNPALVDEMALPPCHCLFQFYVADGRLSCQLYQRSGDIFLGVPFNIASYALLTVMVAQVSGYEPGEFILTLGDAHLYANHFEQAREQLQRTPKKLPTLWINPEVTDLFAFRYEDFRIEDYEADPHIRAKVAV from the coding sequence ATGCGCCAATATCTCGATCTGCTTGCCCATGTGCTGGAACACGGTGCCGACCGGCCAGACCGCACCGGCACCGGCACGCGCTCGATCTTCGGTCACCAGATGCGCTTCGATCTTGCCAAGGGCTTTCCGCTCCTCACCACGAAAAAGCTGCATGTGAAGTCGATCGTCCATGAACTTCTGTGGTTCCTCGCGGGCGATACCAATATCCGCTACCTGAAGGAGAACGGCGTTTCCATCTGGGACGAATGGGCCGACGAGAAAGGCGATCTCGGCCCTGTCTACGGTTACCAATGGCGTTCATGGCCTGCGCCGGACGGCCGTCACATCGATCAGATTGCCAATCTTCTGAACGATTTGCACCGAAACCCTCATTCGCGCCGGCTGATCGTGTCGGCCTGGAACCCGGCGTTGGTGGACGAGATGGCGTTGCCGCCCTGTCACTGCCTATTCCAGTTCTATGTCGCGGATGGGCGGCTGTCCTGCCAGCTCTATCAGCGTTCCGGCGATATCTTCCTCGGTGTGCCTTTCAACATCGCGTCCTATGCGCTGCTTACCGTGATGGTGGCCCAGGTTTCCGGCTACGAACCGGGCGAGTTCATCCTTACGCTGGGCGATGCGCATCTCTATGCCAACCATTTCGAGCAGGCGCGTGAACAACTCCAGCGCACGCCGAAGAAGCTGCCGACGCTTTGGATCAATCCTGAAGTGACGGACCTCTTCGCCTTCCGCTACGAGGATTTCCGCATCGAGGACTACGAGGCCGATCCGCATATCCGCGCCAAGGTCGCGGTGTGA
- a CDS encoding DUF2853 family protein — translation MADYISDVRKYDATASEEIVGKIVKHLGIALRNRDSSLVSCSDPKELERVKTSWCGKKLGVTDDAKVDGVLEKVCETMASDNTKSRVTFYYLAAKHLGKLSAL, via the coding sequence ATGGCGGACTACATCTCGGACGTAAGGAAATACGACGCCACGGCGAGCGAGGAGATCGTCGGCAAGATCGTCAAGCATCTGGGCATAGCGTTGAGGAACCGTGATTCCTCGCTCGTTTCCTGCTCGGACCCGAAGGAACTCGAGCGCGTGAAGACGAGCTGGTGCGGCAAGAAGCTCGGTGTCACCGACGATGCGAAGGTGGACGGCGTGTTGGAAAAGGTCTGCGAAACCATGGCATCCGACAACACCAAGAGCCGTGTGACCTTCTATTATCTCGCGGCCAAGCATCTGGGAAAGCTCTCGGCGCTTTAA
- a CDS encoding AAA family ATPase translates to MRDPIDRFHVLTGGPGSGKTTLIDALKARGYATTPEAGRTVIREQLAVGGKALPWTDRQLFAERMLTFDLCNYAEALEASGPVFFDRGVPDVVGYLELCNLPVSDAAMDAVDTYRYARGVFILPPWPDIFRQDAERKQSFEEAERTFRAMIAVYSRLGYDLVEVPQGPIDARADFILARISL, encoded by the coding sequence GTGCGAGATCCGATCGATCGCTTTCATGTCCTTACCGGCGGCCCGGGATCTGGCAAGACCACTCTCATCGACGCACTGAAGGCGAGAGGGTATGCCACGACTCCCGAAGCCGGTCGTACGGTGATCCGCGAGCAGCTTGCGGTCGGCGGCAAGGCCCTGCCCTGGACTGATCGGCAGCTTTTTGCTGAGCGGATGCTCACCTTCGACCTGTGCAACTACGCCGAAGCGTTGGAAGCGAGCGGCCCTGTCTTCTTCGATCGGGGCGTGCCCGACGTGGTCGGTTACCTGGAGCTTTGCAACCTGCCGGTGTCGGACGCTGCAATGGATGCCGTCGACACGTATCGCTACGCGCGCGGTGTTTTTATCCTGCCGCCATGGCCGGACATCTTCAGGCAGGATGCTGAACGCAAGCAGTCCTTCGAGGAAGCGGAGCGCACGTTCCGCGCGATGATCGCGGTCTATTCGCGCCTTGGCTACGATCTGGTGGAAGTACCGCAAGGACCGATCGATGCGCGCGCGGATTTCATTCTCGCCCGCATCAGTCTTTAG